A single window of Agromyces aureus DNA harbors:
- a CDS encoding type I restriction endonuclease subunit R, whose amino-acid sequence MTGPTGAHLELVLENEIAEHLAANGWLYSPADADYDRELALFPEDVLGWLADSQATELAKVVRPGDTEAQRDAAARGILNRLSKALDNDPLKSGGTIRILHDGFSMVPSTGGAVKFRMAQFRPATTNNPATLDAYEKVRVRVMRQVHYSAKHPNKALDLVLFVNGIPVSTVELKTDFTQSIGNAVAQYQFDRSTVGEPLFAFAKRSLVHFVVSNSEVRMTTKLAGSSTRFLPFNQGADQGAGNPLNPNGSASAYFWEETLQRDTWLQLLGSFVHLQVEIDVDPDTGKKTRTEKVLFPRFHQWRAVTRLVEAARSEGPGNRYLVQHSAGSGKTNSISWLAHRLSQLHDDANERVFDTVVVVTDRTVLDKQLQDAIAQFEKQAGVVQSITKDAGESKSKQLAAALTGGKNIVIVTIQSFEALITAIRDLPELQGRRFAVIADEAHSSQTGSTAGALTKVLSPAEQAAVAEGAPIDSDAYLQWAMEVTAAAPNISYFAFTATPKAKTLELFGRVPDGASDALPEPFDLYSMQQAIEEGFILDVLANYTPYKVAWQLQHPGADYDGLDEVDESTAVKALVQYVRLHPTNISQKVKIVVDHFRTYVQSELGGKAKAMVVTGSRKEAVRWKKYLDKYLADSQAQGVRALVAFSGTVDDPEDVGDGLTEKTQNPGLHTSDLAEAFKPSTYNVMIVAEKFQTGFDQPRLVAMYVDKRLGGVQAVQTLSRLNRTYPGKDKTYVLDFVNEPEAVLEAFLPFFRGAELTATTDPNIIYDLVTKLDSAGIYTMQEVEQAFDAALMGGTNANSKVSAATAPAVDRFSHRWVASVLDADVAEQAELQLFKSDAAAFVKFYDFISQARNLEDTDLPRRHYFFRRILPQLSTATFAEPVDISQVKLVGVQISAGEAVQLTLGAGAGLDPISAIGSGAVHEKHRSALEAIIAKLNERFGDKYTPGAVDITIGGVLGRLAIDIELVKQAEANTPEQFAESPALVKAFNKAMLGTRDETPQIVDDVYSDAGLYAELSKALPAMLYEFLKGQ is encoded by the coding sequence ATGACCGGACCTACTGGCGCGCATCTGGAGCTAGTGCTTGAGAACGAGATCGCGGAGCATCTGGCCGCGAACGGGTGGCTCTACTCACCGGCCGACGCCGACTACGACCGTGAGCTCGCGCTGTTCCCTGAGGATGTGCTCGGGTGGCTTGCTGATTCACAGGCGACGGAGCTCGCAAAGGTCGTTCGGCCCGGGGATACCGAGGCACAGCGGGATGCGGCGGCTCGTGGCATCCTGAACCGTCTTTCGAAGGCGCTCGACAACGACCCGTTGAAGAGCGGCGGGACGATTCGCATTCTGCACGACGGTTTCTCGATGGTGCCGAGTACGGGTGGGGCGGTGAAGTTCCGGATGGCACAGTTCCGGCCGGCGACGACGAACAACCCGGCGACGCTCGACGCGTACGAAAAGGTGCGGGTGCGGGTGATGCGGCAGGTGCATTACTCGGCGAAGCATCCGAACAAGGCGCTTGATCTAGTGTTGTTCGTGAATGGCATCCCGGTCTCGACCGTGGAGTTGAAGACCGATTTCACGCAATCGATCGGCAACGCGGTCGCGCAGTATCAGTTCGACCGCAGCACGGTCGGTGAGCCGTTGTTCGCGTTCGCGAAGCGGTCGTTGGTGCATTTCGTGGTGTCGAATTCTGAGGTTCGGATGACGACGAAGCTCGCCGGTTCGAGTACCCGGTTCCTGCCATTCAACCAGGGTGCCGATCAGGGCGCGGGGAACCCGTTGAACCCGAACGGGTCGGCATCGGCGTACTTCTGGGAAGAGACCCTGCAGCGCGACACGTGGTTGCAACTGCTGGGCTCGTTCGTACACTTGCAGGTCGAGATCGACGTGGACCCTGACACGGGCAAGAAGACCCGCACTGAAAAGGTACTGTTCCCGAGGTTTCACCAATGGCGGGCAGTGACGAGGCTTGTCGAAGCGGCACGTTCGGAGGGGCCGGGCAACCGGTATCTGGTGCAGCATTCGGCGGGGTCGGGCAAGACGAACTCGATCTCGTGGCTCGCGCATCGCCTGTCGCAGTTGCATGACGACGCGAACGAGCGGGTGTTCGACACGGTCGTCGTGGTGACCGACCGCACGGTGCTCGATAAGCAGTTGCAGGACGCGATCGCGCAGTTCGAGAAACAGGCCGGGGTCGTTCAGTCGATCACGAAGGATGCAGGCGAGTCGAAGTCGAAGCAACTCGCGGCCGCGTTGACCGGTGGCAAGAACATCGTGATCGTCACGATCCAGTCGTTCGAGGCACTGATCACCGCGATTCGGGATCTGCCCGAGCTGCAGGGACGCCGCTTCGCGGTGATCGCGGATGAGGCGCACTCCTCGCAGACCGGGTCGACCGCGGGCGCGTTGACGAAGGTGCTCTCGCCGGCCGAGCAGGCCGCGGTCGCTGAGGGGGCACCGATCGATTCGGATGCGTACTTGCAGTGGGCGATGGAAGTCACCGCGGCCGCGCCGAACATCTCGTACTTCGCGTTCACGGCGACGCCGAAGGCGAAGACCCTAGAGCTGTTCGGGCGGGTACCGGATGGGGCATCCGATGCGCTGCCGGAACCGTTTGACCTGTACTCGATGCAGCAGGCGATCGAGGAGGGCTTCATCCTCGACGTGCTCGCGAACTATACGCCGTACAAGGTTGCGTGGCAGTTGCAGCACCCTGGCGCTGACTACGACGGTCTCGATGAGGTCGACGAGTCGACCGCGGTGAAAGCGCTCGTGCAGTACGTGCGGTTGCACCCGACGAACATCAGCCAGAAGGTGAAGATCGTCGTCGATCACTTCCGCACCTACGTGCAGAGCGAGCTCGGCGGTAAGGCGAAGGCAATGGTCGTCACTGGGTCGCGGAAAGAAGCGGTGCGGTGGAAGAAGTACCTCGACAAGTATCTCGCCGACTCGCAGGCGCAGGGCGTTCGTGCCTTGGTGGCGTTCTCGGGGACGGTCGATGATCCTGAGGATGTCGGTGATGGGCTGACCGAGAAGACGCAGAATCCGGGCCTGCACACGTCGGATCTCGCGGAGGCGTTCAAGCCCTCGACGTACAACGTGATGATCGTCGCGGAGAAGTTCCAGACCGGGTTCGATCAGCCGCGCCTGGTCGCGATGTACGTCGACAAGCGGCTCGGTGGTGTTCAGGCGGTGCAGACGCTCTCACGGTTGAACCGCACGTACCCCGGCAAGGACAAGACGTACGTGCTCGACTTCGTGAACGAGCCCGAAGCCGTGCTCGAGGCGTTCTTGCCGTTCTTCCGTGGTGCAGAACTAACGGCGACGACCGACCCGAACATCATTTACGACCTCGTCACGAAGCTGGACTCCGCCGGCATCTACACGATGCAGGAGGTCGAGCAGGCGTTCGACGCCGCGTTGATGGGCGGCACGAACGCGAACTCGAAGGTATCGGCGGCGACCGCGCCCGCGGTTGATCGGTTCTCGCATCGCTGGGTTGCTTCGGTGCTTGATGCGGATGTCGCGGAGCAGGCGGAACTGCAACTGTTCAAGTCGGATGCCGCGGCGTTCGTGAAGTTCTACGACTTCATCTCTCAGGCGCGCAATCTCGAGGACACCGATTTGCCGCGCCGGCACTATTTCTTCCGCCGCATCCTGCCCCAGCTCTCGACCGCGACGTTCGCGGAGCCGGTGGACATTTCGCAGGTCAAGCTCGTCGGGGTGCAGATCTCGGCAGGCGAGGCCGTGCAACTCACGCTCGGTGCTGGTGCGGGGCTCGACCCGATCTCCGCGATCGGCTCGGGTGCCGTGCACGAGAAGCACCGCAGCGCGCTCGAAGCGATCATCGCGAAACTCAACGAACGCTTCGGCGACAAGTACACGCCCGGCGCCGTCGACATCACGATCGGTGGGGTGCTCGGGCGTCTTGCAATCGATATCGAGCTCGTCAAGCAGGCCGAAGCGAACACTCCCGAGCAGTTCGCCGAGTCACCGGCACTCGTGAAGGCATTCAACAAGGCGATGCTCGGCACCCGGGATGAGACGCCGCAGATCGTGGACGACGTCTATAGCGACGCCGGGCTGTACGCCGAACTGAGCAAGGCGCTGCCGGCGATGTTGTACGAGTTCTTGAAGGGCCAGTGA
- a CDS encoding DUF2868 domain-containing protein produces the protein MDESVALETTAARAVETADRDRVLWSDADREWASRAAAAIVGERASAEEFLGRRAQLVLERVGTRQPAVTRTVRGIRWRPWVGVVTVIAAFVLGLLIDRIGGGSSINLLAPPVFALVAWNLVVYVWLLVRPLVLRRGAAGPVRSVLIRVASVRASGDSSRADAATAARRTVLAALPREWARVAAPLYGARAARVLHLAAAATALGLIAGLYLRGLAFEYRASWESTFLGAEQVHALLAVTLAPGSWLTGIPVPDLAAIAAIRAPASENAAIWMHLMAGTVAVVVIIPRLVLALVAGLVERRRAKKVALPLDEPYYRRLIAGWVGEPTRVRVIPYSYALEPEARAGLEAIVARAYGNAAATIDEPVGWGDDEWVRPGDGAAETVLPLFNLTATPEDDAQGGFLAASGARVVLVDESAFLARWGSDAERREERRAGWRELIEAHGGIPVFVNLADPDLPGVEAELADAASAHEGNGR, from the coding sequence ATGGACGAGTCGGTCGCTCTCGAGACGACCGCGGCGCGCGCCGTCGAGACGGCTGACCGGGATCGCGTGCTGTGGTCCGATGCCGACCGGGAGTGGGCGAGCCGCGCGGCGGCGGCGATCGTGGGGGAGCGGGCGAGCGCCGAGGAGTTCCTCGGGCGGCGTGCGCAGCTCGTGCTCGAACGCGTCGGCACGCGCCAGCCGGCCGTGACGCGCACGGTGCGCGGCATCCGCTGGCGTCCGTGGGTGGGCGTCGTGACGGTGATCGCGGCGTTCGTGCTGGGCCTGCTCATCGACCGCATCGGCGGCGGGTCCAGCATCAACCTGCTCGCACCGCCCGTGTTTGCGCTCGTCGCGTGGAACCTCGTCGTGTACGTCTGGCTGCTGGTACGTCCGCTGGTGCTCCGGCGTGGCGCGGCCGGGCCGGTGCGGTCGGTGCTGATCCGGGTCGCGTCGGTGCGGGCATCCGGCGACAGCAGCCGAGCGGATGCCGCGACCGCCGCCAGGCGCACCGTGCTCGCCGCGCTGCCCCGCGAGTGGGCGCGCGTCGCCGCACCGCTCTACGGAGCGCGCGCCGCGCGCGTGCTGCACCTCGCGGCGGCGGCCACCGCGCTCGGCCTGATCGCCGGGCTCTACCTGCGCGGGCTCGCGTTCGAGTATCGCGCGTCGTGGGAGAGCACGTTCCTCGGGGCAGAGCAGGTGCACGCCCTGCTCGCCGTGACGCTCGCGCCGGGATCGTGGCTCACCGGCATCCCGGTGCCCGACTTGGCCGCGATCGCGGCGATCCGGGCGCCCGCGAGCGAGAACGCCGCGATCTGGATGCACCTCATGGCCGGCACGGTCGCGGTCGTCGTCATCATTCCGCGGCTGGTGCTCGCGCTCGTCGCGGGGCTGGTCGAGCGGCGCCGCGCCAAGAAGGTCGCGCTGCCGCTCGACGAGCCGTACTACCGCCGTCTCATCGCCGGGTGGGTGGGCGAGCCGACGCGCGTGCGCGTGATCCCGTACAGCTACGCGCTCGAGCCCGAGGCGCGCGCGGGGCTCGAGGCCATCGTCGCGCGGGCGTACGGCAACGCCGCCGCGACGATCGACGAGCCCGTCGGGTGGGGCGACGACGAATGGGTGCGGCCGGGCGATGGCGCCGCTGAGACCGTACTGCCGCTGTTCAATCTCACGGCCACGCCCGAGGACGATGCGCAAGGAGGGTTCCTCGCGGCATCCGGTGCGAGGGTCGTGCTGGTGGACGAGTCGGCGTTCCTCGCGCGGTGGGGCAGCGATGCCGAGCGTCGTGAAGAGCGGCGTGCGGGGTGGCGCGAGCTGATCGAGGCGCACGGCGGCATCCCGGTGTTCGTGAATCTGGCCGACCCCGACCTGCCGGGGGTGGAGGCGGAGCTTGCGGATGCGGCATCCGCTCATGAGGGGAACGGCCGATGA
- a CDS encoding DUF3482 domain-containing protein, whose protein sequence is MSLSLISHTNAGKTTLARTLLGRDVGEVRDAPHVTAEATPFPLVQTSDGDLLTLWDTPGFGDSVRLARRLRQDRNPIGWFLTQVWDRYQDRALWLSQLAVRNVAEQADVVLYLVNAAEAPADAGYLAPELEVLEWIGKPVLVLLNQTGPPRERAAEEADAARWRAALGPTTNVRDVLAFDAFARCWVQEFTLFAAIEPLVPDASGRAFSRLSAAWRDLRMGEFDASMAALAGPIARAAADRVTLPAEPLTNRVTGSFGLPNAARTKARSVATDEMAARLQADLRRGMERLIAIHRLEGRAADEVLERVADGVHLDAPLDGTRTAALGGVVSGALTGLGADLLAGGLTFGAGMVAGAIIGALGGAGVAQGVNVVRGRTESSLRWEEAFLDGLVTSALLRYLAVAHYGRGRGAWREGEYPAHWRPMVVDAVVAEQDRLAAIWAWRGDGEERVQRLERELEELLREMALGLLDELYPGALDVDGA, encoded by the coding sequence GTGTCGCTCTCGCTCATCTCGCACACCAACGCGGGCAAGACGACGCTCGCGCGCACGCTGCTCGGACGCGACGTCGGCGAGGTGCGCGACGCCCCGCACGTCACCGCCGAGGCGACGCCGTTCCCGCTCGTGCAGACCTCCGACGGCGACCTGCTGACGCTGTGGGACACCCCGGGCTTCGGCGACAGCGTGCGCCTCGCGCGTCGGCTGCGGCAGGACCGCAACCCCATCGGCTGGTTCCTGACGCAGGTGTGGGACCGCTACCAGGATCGCGCGCTGTGGCTCAGCCAGCTCGCCGTGCGCAACGTCGCCGAGCAGGCCGACGTCGTGCTCTACCTCGTGAACGCCGCCGAGGCGCCCGCCGACGCCGGCTACCTCGCCCCCGAGCTCGAGGTGCTCGAGTGGATCGGCAAGCCCGTGCTCGTGCTGCTCAACCAGACCGGTCCACCGCGCGAGCGGGCTGCTGAAGAAGCGGATGCCGCGCGCTGGCGTGCCGCGCTCGGCCCCACCACGAACGTGCGCGACGTGCTCGCCTTCGACGCGTTCGCGCGCTGCTGGGTGCAGGAGTTCACGTTGTTCGCCGCGATCGAACCGCTGGTTCCGGATGCCTCGGGGCGGGCCTTCTCGCGGCTGTCGGCCGCGTGGCGCGACCTCCGCATGGGCGAGTTCGACGCGTCGATGGCTGCGCTCGCCGGGCCGATCGCCCGCGCCGCCGCCGACCGGGTCACGCTGCCGGCCGAACCGCTCACGAACCGGGTCACCGGATCGTTCGGGCTGCCGAACGCGGCACGCACGAAGGCGCGATCGGTTGCCACCGACGAGATGGCTGCCCGACTGCAGGCCGACCTGCGGCGGGGCATGGAACGGCTCATCGCGATCCACCGGCTCGAGGGGCGGGCCGCCGACGAGGTGCTGGAGCGCGTGGCCGACGGCGTGCACCTCGACGCGCCGCTCGACGGCACCCGCACCGCCGCGCTGGGCGGCGTCGTCTCTGGCGCGCTCACGGGACTCGGCGCCGACCTTCTGGCCGGCGGGCTCACGTTCGGCGCGGGCATGGTCGCCGGCGCGATCATCGGGGCGCTCGGCGGCGCGGGCGTCGCACAGGGCGTCAACGTCGTGCGCGGTCGCACCGAGTCGAGCCTGCGCTGGGAGGAGGCGTTCCTCGACGGGCTCGTGACCTCGGCGCTGCTGCGCTACCTGGCGGTCGCGCACTACGGCCGCGGGCGCGGCGCCTGGCGCGAGGGCGAGTACCCGGCGCACTGGCGGCCGATGGTGGTCGACGCGGTCGTGGCGGAGCAGGATCGGCTCGCCGCGATCTGGGCGTGGCGAGGAGACGGCGAGGAGCGCGTGCAGCGGCTGGAGCGGGAGCTGGAGGAACTGCTGCGGGAGATGGCGCTCGGGCTGCTCGACGAGCTCTACCCGGGGGCGCTCGACGTCGACGGTGCCTGA
- a CDS encoding restriction endonuclease: MTEQMPNWEGFMLPTLQVLSDGVVRHWREFQPLVAEQVKLSEAQKQELLPSGTQVKYENRIGWGVSFLTNVGALSRPKRGHYTITAAGKQLIEMFPNGVHERDIRALGEDPNSPIRVYQKTERTKASEPGVGIDGDSMTPIEQVQSGIERIHEEVAVELLERLQGKEPGFFEQAVVQLLLAMGYGGATGSGSVTQLSNDGGIDGVIDQDVLGLSRVYIQAKRYANTNVVQRPDLQGFVGALSGKADSGVFITTSRFSEGARAYADGVPTRVILIDGKRLTSLMIRYGVGVQVRETYKVVEIDEDFFA, from the coding sequence GTGACTGAGCAGATGCCCAATTGGGAAGGTTTCATGCTTCCAACGCTCCAGGTGCTGAGCGACGGAGTGGTCCGCCACTGGCGGGAGTTCCAGCCGCTAGTCGCGGAGCAGGTGAAACTCTCGGAAGCACAGAAGCAGGAGTTGTTGCCGTCCGGGACCCAGGTCAAGTACGAGAACCGCATCGGTTGGGGTGTCTCGTTTCTGACCAACGTTGGTGCGCTTTCCCGACCGAAGCGCGGCCATTACACGATTACCGCGGCTGGAAAGCAACTCATCGAGATGTTTCCAAACGGTGTGCACGAGCGTGATATCCGGGCGCTGGGCGAAGATCCGAACTCCCCGATCCGCGTGTACCAGAAGACCGAACGCACGAAGGCCAGTGAGCCAGGTGTCGGGATCGATGGTGATTCGATGACGCCGATCGAGCAGGTTCAGAGTGGTATCGAACGCATCCATGAGGAGGTGGCGGTCGAGCTGCTCGAGCGGCTCCAGGGGAAGGAGCCTGGGTTTTTCGAGCAGGCGGTCGTTCAATTGCTTCTTGCAATGGGCTACGGCGGAGCTACGGGCAGTGGGAGTGTCACGCAGCTGAGCAACGACGGCGGAATCGATGGCGTGATCGACCAGGACGTTCTCGGCCTCAGCCGCGTCTACATCCAGGCGAAACGGTACGCCAACACAAACGTCGTGCAGCGACCTGACCTTCAGGGATTCGTGGGTGCGCTCAGCGGCAAGGCCGACAGCGGCGTCTTCATCACGACCAGCCGCTTCTCGGAGGGCGCGCGAGCATACGCCGACGGCGTCCCAACGCGCGTCATCCTGATTGACGGGAAGCGGCTCACTAGCTTGATGATCCGATACGGCGTGGGCGTCCAGGTGCGAGAGACATACAAGGTCGTCGAGATCGATGAGGACTTCTTCGCCTGA
- a CDS encoding restriction endonuclease subunit S, producing MTTFLEADTETDQHRVSQLATLINGFPFDSADFSSDADVPLLRIRDLTAREFETFVPREAVPASAFVQDGDVVIGMDGDFNSALWSRGEAALNQRVCLLRARGRVDPRYLAYAIPPHLQRINELTWSTTVKHLSAGSVRAIRVPAHSYEQQRAIAGYLDRETAQIDAFIAKNEELIALLTERRASSIVELIGAHETIPLKRLVSPQRPLTYGILQCGEPVESGIPYIGPSDLLGEGASPQLSSLRKTTPEIAAAYGRSVLRGGDIVVSIGPAFGRVGLLSEDLEGANLTQDTVRVATVPELVDSQYLVWVLSSRIADDFWDYEILGATFRRLNLGTLGETPIPYPLVAKQKRIADRIAVAVAEIDRAIEVARRSVGLARERRAALISAAVTGKIDVGVAA from the coding sequence ATGACCACTTTCCTTGAGGCGGATACTGAGACCGACCAACATCGTGTTTCGCAGCTCGCGACGCTTATCAATGGCTTCCCGTTCGATTCCGCTGACTTCAGCAGCGATGCTGACGTCCCTCTCCTCCGAATTCGGGACCTTACCGCCCGGGAGTTTGAGACGTTCGTGCCGCGCGAGGCGGTTCCTGCCTCTGCGTTTGTGCAGGACGGCGATGTCGTGATCGGCATGGATGGTGACTTTAATTCCGCACTCTGGAGCAGGGGCGAGGCCGCGCTGAATCAGCGGGTGTGTCTGCTCCGCGCCCGCGGGCGGGTCGACCCCAGGTATCTGGCCTACGCGATTCCTCCCCATTTGCAGAGGATTAATGAGCTGACATGGTCCACGACCGTCAAGCATCTTTCGGCGGGGAGTGTGCGGGCAATACGGGTCCCTGCTCACAGTTACGAGCAGCAGCGGGCGATTGCGGGCTATCTGGATCGAGAGACGGCGCAGATCGACGCGTTCATCGCGAAAAACGAGGAACTCATCGCCCTCCTCACCGAACGCCGTGCGTCTTCGATCGTGGAACTCATTGGGGCGCACGAGACCATTCCGCTCAAGCGATTGGTCTCGCCACAGCGTCCGCTGACTTACGGGATCCTGCAATGCGGGGAACCCGTAGAGAGCGGGATCCCCTACATCGGTCCGTCGGATCTCCTCGGCGAGGGTGCCTCGCCGCAGCTCAGTTCTCTTCGTAAGACAACGCCGGAGATCGCGGCCGCATACGGGCGGTCGGTTCTTAGAGGTGGTGACATAGTCGTCTCGATCGGTCCCGCCTTCGGTCGCGTCGGGCTGTTATCGGAAGACCTCGAGGGCGCGAACCTCACACAGGACACCGTTCGTGTCGCAACTGTTCCGGAACTAGTCGACTCTCAGTACCTCGTTTGGGTTCTGAGTTCGCGCATCGCAGACGACTTCTGGGACTACGAAATCCTCGGAGCAACTTTCCGGCGACTTAATCTCGGAACACTTGGTGAGACGCCGATTCCATATCCGCTAGTCGCAAAGCAGAAGCGGATCGCAGATCGTATTGCGGTAGCTGTGGCCGAGATCGATAGGGCGATAGAAGTGGCTCGACGGAGCGTTGGGTTGGCCCGTGAGCGCCGCGCAGCGCTTATCTCCGCCGCAGTGACGGGCAAGATCGATGTGGGGGTGGCTGCATGA